A single genomic interval of Selenobaculum gibii harbors:
- a CDS encoding type II secretion system protein → MKYFKDNYGFTLIEIMIVIAIVSILSGIVIIKTNEQVEYARGAKIVADMKIIENAVALYYLDNGNIPKTIVGMTTDGFSPNLDKNDLVPNYIVQWSEAPIGNLRFKCPDGKVRVYNVEKLNNSGKRNYYAWNSQKAPMDQQVTFLQNTAQQYLTGEGKQKPDETYDIK, encoded by the coding sequence ATGAAGTATTTTAAAGACAACTACGGTTTTACACTTATTGAGATTATGATTGTCATTGCTATTGTTAGCATACTAAGTGGAATCGTAATCATCAAAACAAACGAACAAGTAGAATATGCCCGAGGTGCAAAAATTGTTGCTGATATGAAAATAATTGAAAATGCAGTAGCTCTTTATTATCTAGACAATGGAAATATTCCCAAAACAATCGTTGGAATGACTACAGACGGTTTTTCTCCCAATTTAGACAAAAACGACTTAGTTCCAAATTACATTGTGCAATGGTCAGAAGCTCCGATTGGCAATCTTCGATTTAAATGTCCCGATGGAAAAGTTCGTGTATATAACGTCGAAAAGTTAAATAATTCCGGAAAACGTAATTACTATGCATGGAATAGCCAAAAAGCTCCCATGGATCAACAAGTTACCTTCCTGCAAAATACAGCACAACAATATTTAACTGGCGAAGGGAAACAAAAACCCGACGAAACTTACGATATCAAATAA
- a CDS encoding ABC transporter ATP-binding protein, which yields MFEIINKKAIWERVRSVLKTYRLKFICIFLLIVLSSVFSFILPQLTKRIMDDGFIARNFDAILVLSFSLFCVLVMRQAVEYMKESFRIDFKKKLIYNLYKIAFLHICKSEIKSLDKNRAEIINKLQMDINSISTLIDNTTLFTIGQIFNVIGGVIGLFMIHTKLALVVLFMIPVKYILIVYLSKKRESLTSEYINANTSFFKWFENTLAGIQEIKLFDLHNYKIEEFSPLMNKNVNVDKKIMLLSVYNSILDNFIIEILTIIIYLVSAVHLLKDELTVGSIFAFITYLIYVSAPISTIINFRYMLAGVIPSLYRYVDFLNKEEEPMGGEKIQRMDGYPIIEFKNVGFQYTDNKVVLDKLSFKVYLGEKVAIIGKNGTGKSTLIQLLLRFYLPACGAIEMYGKNINIYDLEELRGGFSVVSQNVYLFEGSIKSNIILNKEFVPALFTEVLQQANLFDLVEEYTVDYNVGYGGANLSGGQKQKIAIARALYSDHEIYIFDEITSNADIQTRSIYKKTIIKYLRDKTVLIITHDDDLLPFVDKIIKL from the coding sequence TTGTTTGAAATAATAAATAAAAAAGCTATATGGGAAAGAGTTCGCTCGGTTCTAAAAACGTATAGGTTAAAATTTATTTGTATTTTTCTTTTGATTGTATTATCTAGTGTATTCTCTTTTATTCTTCCGCAGTTAACAAAAAGAATAATGGATGATGGATTTATCGCACGTAATTTTGACGCAATTCTTGTTTTATCTTTTAGCTTATTTTGTGTCTTAGTTATGAGACAAGCGGTAGAATATATGAAAGAATCTTTTCGAATCGATTTTAAAAAAAAGTTGATTTATAATTTATATAAAATTGCATTTCTTCATATTTGCAAAAGTGAAATAAAAAGCTTGGATAAAAATAGGGCAGAAATTATAAATAAATTACAGATGGATATAAATTCCATATCTACACTTATAGATAATACTACATTGTTTACAATCGGACAAATATTTAACGTCATTGGTGGCGTTATAGGGCTTTTTATGATTCATACGAAGCTTGCACTTGTTGTTCTTTTTATGATACCTGTTAAATATATTTTGATTGTCTACTTGTCTAAGAAGAGGGAATCATTGACCAGTGAATATATAAATGCCAATACTAGTTTTTTTAAATGGTTTGAAAATACACTTGCAGGCATACAGGAAATAAAATTATTTGATCTTCATAATTACAAAATAGAGGAATTTTCTCCCCTGATGAATAAAAATGTAAATGTGGATAAAAAAATAATGCTTTTATCTGTTTATAATAGTATTTTAGATAATTTTATAATAGAAATTTTAACAATTATAATTTATCTAGTGAGCGCGGTCCATTTGTTGAAAGATGAATTAACCGTGGGAAGTATTTTTGCATTTATTACTTATTTGATATATGTTTCTGCGCCAATCTCAACGATTATCAATTTTCGTTATATGTTAGCGGGAGTTATTCCGTCTCTTTATAGATATGTAGATTTCTTAAATAAGGAAGAAGAGCCGATGGGTGGAGAAAAAATCCAACGTATGGATGGGTATCCTATTATCGAATTTAAGAATGTTGGGTTTCAATACACAGATAACAAAGTTGTGCTAGATAAATTAAGTTTTAAAGTTTATCTGGGTGAAAAGGTAGCTATTATAGGAAAAAATGGAACGGGAAAAAGTACATTAATTCAACTGCTCTTGCGCTTTTATCTCCCCGCTTGCGGCGCGATAGAGATGTATGGGAAAAATATTAATATTTATGATCTGGAGGAATTAAGGGGAGGTTTTTCAGTTGTTAGCCAAAATGTATACCTGTTTGAAGGAAGTATAAAAAGTAACATTATCTTAAATAAAGAATTTGTTCCCGCGCTATTTACAGAAGTACTACAACAGGCAAATTTATTTGATTTAGTAGAAGAATATACGGTAGACTATAACGTGGGATATGGTGGTGCGAACCTATCGGGGGGACAAAAGCAGAAAATAGCGATTGCTAGAGCCTTATATAGCGATCATGAAATATACATATTTGATGAGATAACATCAAATGCAGATATTCAAACGAGAAGTATTTATAAGAAAACAATAATTAAATATCTAAGGGATAAAACAGTTTTAATAATTACGCATGATGATGATTTACTTCCCTTTGTAGATAAAATTATTAAGCTGTAA